CTGGCGAGCGGCGCCGCCCGTGCGGGCGCCCAGGCCGTCGACCAGGCGGAGCTGTACGACACGGGCGACGTCGTCATCGACCCGGCCGAGGCGGAGGAGCTGGCGAGCAACTACCTCGCCGCCGCCGGCCACCCGGGCACCGGTGCCATCGAGGTGGACGGCAACACCGTCACCGTGACCGTCACCCTCACCCACAACCCCAAGATGCTGCCCATCGAAGCGCAGGCCATCACCGCCGACGAGTCGGCGACCGCCCTGCGGGGCGTCGAGACGGGCAGCTAGGAGCGACCGCCGATGCCGAGACCCGCGCAGTTGTCACCCATTCCGACCCCCCCCGCCGCCGCCCCAAGCGGGCTCGGCGGCGCCGCTACCTCAATCGGGCTCGACCTCCCCGCCGCCGAGACTGTCACACACTCGTCCCGCCGAGGGCGTTGATATGGACGCCGGATCCAACCCAGGATGGGGGGATTCCATCCGGAGTTCGGGAAGTG
This window of the Acidimicrobiales bacterium genome carries:
- a CDS encoding pilus assembly protein TadG-related protein, whose amino-acid sequence is MRRLVDRLRDDRGVVTTYVAILATALLFVTGLVVDGGGKISTYIEASNLASGAARAGAQAVDQAELYDTGDVVIDPAEAEELASNYLAAAGHPGTGAIEVDGNTVTVTVTLTHNPKMLPIEAQAITADESATALRGVETGS